One genomic window of Aethina tumida isolate Nest 87 chromosome 3, icAetTumi1.1, whole genome shotgun sequence includes the following:
- the LOC109608530 gene encoding gamma-aminobutyric acid type B receptor subunit 1 isoform X3: MCEPGLGASVMYNLLYNQPQKLMLLAGCSTVCTTVAEAAKMWNLVVLCYGASSPALSDRNRFPTLFRTHPSATVHNPTRIKLMRKFGWSRIAILQQAEEVFISTVEDLEARCTEAGIEIVTRQSFLSDPTDAVRNLKRQNARVIVGLFYVVAARRVLCELSRQKLYGRSYTWFFIGWYEDNWFEMNLEKEGIECTAEEMREAAEGHLTTEALMWNQNLNERTISGMTSEDFRLRLNDVLRREGYDIDKQRYPEGYQEAPLAYDAVWSIALAFNKTMDRLHKYGKSLKEFNYNNKEIADDIYSAINSTQFLGISGFVAFSSQGDRIALTQIEQVINGSYVVLGYYDTQADNLTWFDKEVWSGGKVPQDRTIIRRVLRTVSLPLFICMCVISSIGICIAIGLVVFNIWNNHRRVIQSSHPVCNTIMLFGIIVCLTSVYLLGLDGRFVTPGAYPIVCQTRAWFLSIGFTLSFGAMFSKVWRVHRLSTKAKCDPKVRMKKVEPWKLYSMVSGLLVIDLIIMLAWQLLDPLQRRVELFPLEDPISSADDSKIRPELEHCESHNNNVWLSIMYAYKGLVLIFGLFLAYETRSLKVKQINDSRYVGMSIYNVVILCLITAPVTMVIASQQDASFAFVALAIVFCCFLSLALIFVPKVIEVIRHPRDKAESKYNPDVGISKEDEEKYQKLLNENEDLQRLIAQKEEKIKLLKDRLAEKEVGKGSLTPSGITQDTKDERI, from the exons TGCGAACCGGGACTGGGGGCGAGCGTCATGTATAACCTGCTCTACAACCAGCCCCAGAAGCTGATGCTGCTCGCAGGCTGCAGCACTGTTTGCACGACGGTCGCCGAGGCGGCCAAAATGTGGAACCTGGTGGTG CTGTGCTACGGCGCCAGCTCCCCCGCCCTCTCGGACCGTAACCGCTTCCCGACGCTGTTCCGCACCCACCCCTCGGCCACGGTCCACAACCCGACGCGTATCAAGCTGATGCGGAAGTTCGGGTGGTCGCGGATCGCCATCCTGCAGCAGGCCGAGGAGGTGTTCATCTCGACCGTGGAGGATCTGGAGGCGCGGTGCACAGAGGCGGGCATCGAGATCGTGACCAGACAATCGTTCCTCTCCGATCCGACAGACGCCGTGCGGAATCTGAAGAGACAGAACGCTCGAGTCATCGTCGGACTGTTTTATGTCGTCGCGGCCAGGAGGGTGCTCTGCGAGCTCTCCAGACAGAAGCTGTACGGGAGGTCCTACACTTGGTTCTTCATCG GTTGGTACGAGGACAATTGGTTCGAGATGAACTTGGAAAAGGAGGGCATCGAATGCACCGCAGAGGAAATGAGGGAGGCGGCCGAGGGTCATCTGACCACCGAAGCCCTGATGTggaaccaaaatttaaatgagcGCACCATCTCCGGAATGACTTCGGAGGATTTCAGGCTGCGGCTAAACGACGTACTGCGAAGGGAAGGTTACGACATCGATAAACAACGCTACCCCGAAGGGTATCAGGAGGCTCCGCTGGCCTACGATGCTGTGTGGTCGATCGCCTTAG CTTTCAACAAGACAATGGATCGACTGCACAAGTACGGAAAAAGCCTCAAAGAAttcaattataacaataaGGAAATCGCTGATGACATTTATTCAGCGATTAATTCTACCCAATTCCTAGGAATTTCG GGCTTCGTGGCTTTCAGTTCCCAAGGAGATCGTATCGCCTTAACGCAGATAGAACAAGTTATAAACGGCAGTTATGTGGTACTGGGATATTACGATACACAGGCAGATAATCTTACGTGGTTTGACAAAGAAGTTTGGAGCG GTGGAAAAGTGCCTCAAGACAGAACAATCATAAGAAGAGTGTTGAGAACCGTTTCCTTGCCTCTGTTTATTTGTATGTGCGTAATATCTAGTATTGGCATATGTATTGCTATCGGacttgttgtttttaatatatggaaTAATCATAGAAG AGTAATCCAATCATCCCATCCCGTTTGCAATACGATTATGTTGTTCGGTATAATAGTTTGTTTAACCTCCGTGTACCTCCTCGGTTTAGACGGTAGATTCGTTACCCCAGGTGCCTATCCCATTGTGTGTCAGACGAGAGCTTGGTTCCTGTCTATAGGATTCACCCTGTCTTTCGGTGCGATGTTCAGCAAGGTGTGGAGGGTGCACCGGCTCTCCACCAAAGCCAAATGCGATCCAAAAGTCAGAATG AAAAAGGTCGAACCGTGGAAACTGTATTCCATGGTTTCCGGTTTGCTGGTGATagacttaataataatgttggcGTGGCAGTTGCTCGATCCGCTGCAAAGGAGAGTCGAACTCTTTCCACTGGAAGATCCAATCTCGTCGGCCGACGATTCCAAGATAAGACCGGAGTTGGAGCATTGTGAAAGCCACAACAACAACGTATGGCTATCGATTATGTACGCTTACAAGGGCTTGGTTTTG atttttggaTTGTTCCTTGCTTATGAGACAAGGTCGTTGAAGGTCAAGCAGATAAATGATTCAAGATATGTGGGAATGAGTATTTACAACGTTGTAATATTATGTTTGATAACGGCGCCGGTCACCATGGTCATTGCCAGTCAGCAAGATGCTAGTTTCGCCTTCGTGGCATTAGCAATAGTCTTTTGCTGTTTTCTTAGTCTGGCCCTTATATTTGTGCCTAAG GTTATTGAAGTTATAAGACATCCACGAGATAAGGCtgaaagtaaatataatcCAGATGTCGGAATTTCTAAGGAGGACGAGGagaaatatcaaaagttattGAACGAAAATGAAGATTTACAACGACTAATCGCCCAG AAAGAGGAGAAGATCAAGCTGTTGAAAGATCGTCTGGCGGAAAAGGAGGTGGGCAAAGGGAGTCTGACGCCCTCCGGCATTACCCAAG ATACGAAAGACGAAAGAATATAG
- the LOC109608530 gene encoding gamma-aminobutyric acid type B receptor subunit 1 isoform X2, producing the protein MYWPARWMEAAILLLIGCTCASVGEDGNVLHIGGIFEIAGEGGWQGGQACMPAANLALEDVNARKDLLPGYVLKLHSNDSECEPGLGASVMYNLLYNQPQKLMLLAGCSTVCTTVAEAAKMWNLVVLCYGASSPALSDRNRFPTLFRTHPSATVHNPTRIKLMRKFGWSRIAILQQAEEVFISTVEDLEARCTEAGIEIVTRQSFLSDPTDAVRNLKRQNARVIVGLFYVVAARRVLCELSRQKLYGRSYTWFFIGWYEDNWFEMNLEKEGIECTAEEMREAAEGHLTTEALMWNQNLNERTISGMTSEDFRLRLNDVLRREGYDIDKQRYPEGYQEAPLAYDAVWSIALAFNKTMDRLHKYGKSLKEFNYNNKEIADDIYSAINSTQFLGISGFVAFSSQGDRIALTQIEQVINGSYVVLGYYDTQADNLTWFDKEVWSGGKVPQDRTIIRRVLRTVSLPLFICMCVISSIGICIAIGLVVFNIWNNHRRVIQSSHPVCNTIMLFGIIVCLTSVYLLGLDGRFVTPGAYPIVCQTRAWFLSIGFTLSFGAMFSKVWRVHRLSTKAKCDPKVRMKKVEPWKLYSMVSGLLVIDLIIMLAWQLLDPLQRRVELFPLEDPISSADDSKIRPELEHCESHNNNVWLSIMYAYKGLVLIFGLFLAYETRSLKVKQINDSRYVGMSIYNVVILCLITAPVTMVIASQQDASFAFVALAIVFCCFLSLALIFVPKVIEVIRHPRDKAESKYNPDVGISKEDEEKYQKLLNENEDLQRLIAQKEEKIKLLKDRLAEKEVGKGSLTPSGITQDQFR; encoded by the exons TGCGAACCGGGACTGGGGGCGAGCGTCATGTATAACCTGCTCTACAACCAGCCCCAGAAGCTGATGCTGCTCGCAGGCTGCAGCACTGTTTGCACGACGGTCGCCGAGGCGGCCAAAATGTGGAACCTGGTGGTG CTGTGCTACGGCGCCAGCTCCCCCGCCCTCTCGGACCGTAACCGCTTCCCGACGCTGTTCCGCACCCACCCCTCGGCCACGGTCCACAACCCGACGCGTATCAAGCTGATGCGGAAGTTCGGGTGGTCGCGGATCGCCATCCTGCAGCAGGCCGAGGAGGTGTTCATCTCGACCGTGGAGGATCTGGAGGCGCGGTGCACAGAGGCGGGCATCGAGATCGTGACCAGACAATCGTTCCTCTCCGATCCGACAGACGCCGTGCGGAATCTGAAGAGACAGAACGCTCGAGTCATCGTCGGACTGTTTTATGTCGTCGCGGCCAGGAGGGTGCTCTGCGAGCTCTCCAGACAGAAGCTGTACGGGAGGTCCTACACTTGGTTCTTCATCG GTTGGTACGAGGACAATTGGTTCGAGATGAACTTGGAAAAGGAGGGCATCGAATGCACCGCAGAGGAAATGAGGGAGGCGGCCGAGGGTCATCTGACCACCGAAGCCCTGATGTggaaccaaaatttaaatgagcGCACCATCTCCGGAATGACTTCGGAGGATTTCAGGCTGCGGCTAAACGACGTACTGCGAAGGGAAGGTTACGACATCGATAAACAACGCTACCCCGAAGGGTATCAGGAGGCTCCGCTGGCCTACGATGCTGTGTGGTCGATCGCCTTAG CTTTCAACAAGACAATGGATCGACTGCACAAGTACGGAAAAAGCCTCAAAGAAttcaattataacaataaGGAAATCGCTGATGACATTTATTCAGCGATTAATTCTACCCAATTCCTAGGAATTTCG GGCTTCGTGGCTTTCAGTTCCCAAGGAGATCGTATCGCCTTAACGCAGATAGAACAAGTTATAAACGGCAGTTATGTGGTACTGGGATATTACGATACACAGGCAGATAATCTTACGTGGTTTGACAAAGAAGTTTGGAGCG GTGGAAAAGTGCCTCAAGACAGAACAATCATAAGAAGAGTGTTGAGAACCGTTTCCTTGCCTCTGTTTATTTGTATGTGCGTAATATCTAGTATTGGCATATGTATTGCTATCGGacttgttgtttttaatatatggaaTAATCATAGAAG AGTAATCCAATCATCCCATCCCGTTTGCAATACGATTATGTTGTTCGGTATAATAGTTTGTTTAACCTCCGTGTACCTCCTCGGTTTAGACGGTAGATTCGTTACCCCAGGTGCCTATCCCATTGTGTGTCAGACGAGAGCTTGGTTCCTGTCTATAGGATTCACCCTGTCTTTCGGTGCGATGTTCAGCAAGGTGTGGAGGGTGCACCGGCTCTCCACCAAAGCCAAATGCGATCCAAAAGTCAGAATG AAAAAGGTCGAACCGTGGAAACTGTATTCCATGGTTTCCGGTTTGCTGGTGATagacttaataataatgttggcGTGGCAGTTGCTCGATCCGCTGCAAAGGAGAGTCGAACTCTTTCCACTGGAAGATCCAATCTCGTCGGCCGACGATTCCAAGATAAGACCGGAGTTGGAGCATTGTGAAAGCCACAACAACAACGTATGGCTATCGATTATGTACGCTTACAAGGGCTTGGTTTTG atttttggaTTGTTCCTTGCTTATGAGACAAGGTCGTTGAAGGTCAAGCAGATAAATGATTCAAGATATGTGGGAATGAGTATTTACAACGTTGTAATATTATGTTTGATAACGGCGCCGGTCACCATGGTCATTGCCAGTCAGCAAGATGCTAGTTTCGCCTTCGTGGCATTAGCAATAGTCTTTTGCTGTTTTCTTAGTCTGGCCCTTATATTTGTGCCTAAG GTTATTGAAGTTATAAGACATCCACGAGATAAGGCtgaaagtaaatataatcCAGATGTCGGAATTTCTAAGGAGGACGAGGagaaatatcaaaagttattGAACGAAAATGAAGATTTACAACGACTAATCGCCCAG AAAGAGGAGAAGATCAAGCTGTTGAAAGATCGTCTGGCGGAAAAGGAGGTGGGCAAAGGGAGTCTGACGCCCTCCGGCATTACCCAAG ATCAATTTAGGTAA
- the LOC109608530 gene encoding gamma-aminobutyric acid type B receptor subunit 1 isoform X1 — protein sequence MYWPARWMEAAILLLIGCTCASVGEDGNVLHIGGIFEIAGEGGWQGGQACMPAANLALEDVNARKDLLPGYVLKLHSNDSECEPGLGASVMYNLLYNQPQKLMLLAGCSTVCTTVAEAAKMWNLVVLCYGASSPALSDRNRFPTLFRTHPSATVHNPTRIKLMRKFGWSRIAILQQAEEVFISTVEDLEARCTEAGIEIVTRQSFLSDPTDAVRNLKRQNARVIVGLFYVVAARRVLCELSRQKLYGRSYTWFFIGWYEDNWFEMNLEKEGIECTAEEMREAAEGHLTTEALMWNQNLNERTISGMTSEDFRLRLNDVLRREGYDIDKQRYPEGYQEAPLAYDAVWSIALAFNKTMDRLHKYGKSLKEFNYNNKEIADDIYSAINSTQFLGISGFVAFSSQGDRIALTQIEQVINGSYVVLGYYDTQADNLTWFDKEVWSGGKVPQDRTIIRRVLRTVSLPLFICMCVISSIGICIAIGLVVFNIWNNHRRVIQSSHPVCNTIMLFGIIVCLTSVYLLGLDGRFVTPGAYPIVCQTRAWFLSIGFTLSFGAMFSKVWRVHRLSTKAKCDPKVRMKKVEPWKLYSMVSGLLVIDLIIMLAWQLLDPLQRRVELFPLEDPISSADDSKIRPELEHCESHNNNVWLSIMYAYKGLVLIFGLFLAYETRSLKVKQINDSRYVGMSIYNVVILCLITAPVTMVIASQQDASFAFVALAIVFCCFLSLALIFVPKVIEVIRHPRDKAESKYNPDVGISKEDEEKYQKLLNENEDLQRLIAQKEEKIKLLKDRLAEKEVGKGSLTPSGITQDTKDERI from the exons TGCGAACCGGGACTGGGGGCGAGCGTCATGTATAACCTGCTCTACAACCAGCCCCAGAAGCTGATGCTGCTCGCAGGCTGCAGCACTGTTTGCACGACGGTCGCCGAGGCGGCCAAAATGTGGAACCTGGTGGTG CTGTGCTACGGCGCCAGCTCCCCCGCCCTCTCGGACCGTAACCGCTTCCCGACGCTGTTCCGCACCCACCCCTCGGCCACGGTCCACAACCCGACGCGTATCAAGCTGATGCGGAAGTTCGGGTGGTCGCGGATCGCCATCCTGCAGCAGGCCGAGGAGGTGTTCATCTCGACCGTGGAGGATCTGGAGGCGCGGTGCACAGAGGCGGGCATCGAGATCGTGACCAGACAATCGTTCCTCTCCGATCCGACAGACGCCGTGCGGAATCTGAAGAGACAGAACGCTCGAGTCATCGTCGGACTGTTTTATGTCGTCGCGGCCAGGAGGGTGCTCTGCGAGCTCTCCAGACAGAAGCTGTACGGGAGGTCCTACACTTGGTTCTTCATCG GTTGGTACGAGGACAATTGGTTCGAGATGAACTTGGAAAAGGAGGGCATCGAATGCACCGCAGAGGAAATGAGGGAGGCGGCCGAGGGTCATCTGACCACCGAAGCCCTGATGTggaaccaaaatttaaatgagcGCACCATCTCCGGAATGACTTCGGAGGATTTCAGGCTGCGGCTAAACGACGTACTGCGAAGGGAAGGTTACGACATCGATAAACAACGCTACCCCGAAGGGTATCAGGAGGCTCCGCTGGCCTACGATGCTGTGTGGTCGATCGCCTTAG CTTTCAACAAGACAATGGATCGACTGCACAAGTACGGAAAAAGCCTCAAAGAAttcaattataacaataaGGAAATCGCTGATGACATTTATTCAGCGATTAATTCTACCCAATTCCTAGGAATTTCG GGCTTCGTGGCTTTCAGTTCCCAAGGAGATCGTATCGCCTTAACGCAGATAGAACAAGTTATAAACGGCAGTTATGTGGTACTGGGATATTACGATACACAGGCAGATAATCTTACGTGGTTTGACAAAGAAGTTTGGAGCG GTGGAAAAGTGCCTCAAGACAGAACAATCATAAGAAGAGTGTTGAGAACCGTTTCCTTGCCTCTGTTTATTTGTATGTGCGTAATATCTAGTATTGGCATATGTATTGCTATCGGacttgttgtttttaatatatggaaTAATCATAGAAG AGTAATCCAATCATCCCATCCCGTTTGCAATACGATTATGTTGTTCGGTATAATAGTTTGTTTAACCTCCGTGTACCTCCTCGGTTTAGACGGTAGATTCGTTACCCCAGGTGCCTATCCCATTGTGTGTCAGACGAGAGCTTGGTTCCTGTCTATAGGATTCACCCTGTCTTTCGGTGCGATGTTCAGCAAGGTGTGGAGGGTGCACCGGCTCTCCACCAAAGCCAAATGCGATCCAAAAGTCAGAATG AAAAAGGTCGAACCGTGGAAACTGTATTCCATGGTTTCCGGTTTGCTGGTGATagacttaataataatgttggcGTGGCAGTTGCTCGATCCGCTGCAAAGGAGAGTCGAACTCTTTCCACTGGAAGATCCAATCTCGTCGGCCGACGATTCCAAGATAAGACCGGAGTTGGAGCATTGTGAAAGCCACAACAACAACGTATGGCTATCGATTATGTACGCTTACAAGGGCTTGGTTTTG atttttggaTTGTTCCTTGCTTATGAGACAAGGTCGTTGAAGGTCAAGCAGATAAATGATTCAAGATATGTGGGAATGAGTATTTACAACGTTGTAATATTATGTTTGATAACGGCGCCGGTCACCATGGTCATTGCCAGTCAGCAAGATGCTAGTTTCGCCTTCGTGGCATTAGCAATAGTCTTTTGCTGTTTTCTTAGTCTGGCCCTTATATTTGTGCCTAAG GTTATTGAAGTTATAAGACATCCACGAGATAAGGCtgaaagtaaatataatcCAGATGTCGGAATTTCTAAGGAGGACGAGGagaaatatcaaaagttattGAACGAAAATGAAGATTTACAACGACTAATCGCCCAG AAAGAGGAGAAGATCAAGCTGTTGAAAGATCGTCTGGCGGAAAAGGAGGTGGGCAAAGGGAGTCTGACGCCCTCCGGCATTACCCAAG ATACGAAAGACGAAAGAATATAG